The following are from one region of the Odontesthes bonariensis isolate fOdoBon6 chromosome 16, fOdoBon6.hap1, whole genome shotgun sequence genome:
- the rbm14a gene encoding RNA-binding protein 14a isoform X3, with protein MSGENVKLFVGNLPIDATQEELNKLFGPYGEINTCSLLRQYAFVTLKGEGAADRAIRHLDGKEYRGRPLVVEESRARPPNSTKVFVGNISATCSADDLHGLFSTFGRVLDCDKVKARLCSNVGYAFVHMERKEEALVAIEALNGTMFKGRQLAVELSKAQPLINQLASAGNSGSPGGDREGLLPRPPPSLEHHQSQAAVLAAAAAAAAGLPIQVQQSVHNSFYNTTSFDPTYAALKGITSSKGADGVIYGALASQVYGAVADQVYQEMANHTSSASVEEPEPQTAPDPTTLFEAARAKFFQEGQKVLAEQQAGRKAASAENERDRSPIRGNRAPLLPDPVPGSFAQIRPKRRALLPTPPGGPEDATTATTTSDGSDPVARSYTEYYQQMHQYQQYQQYQQQYQYLQYAYTNPPPPPPPPPPATTQAQASTTAPAPPGTYTAPPAYAAPEAYAAPGTYDTAGSYDPTSGSYDNSSGNYDSSSGGYDTSAGYDTSGGYGASGAYDSSGAYAAAGNYSTSTP; from the exons ATGAGCGGTGAGAACGTGAAATTGTTCGTTGGCAACCTTCCTATAGACGCAACTCAGGAAGAACTAAATAAGCTCTTTGGTCCATATGGAGAGATCAACACTTGCTCCTTGCTTAGACAGTATGCCTTCGTAACCCTGAAGGGCGAGGGCGCAGCAGACAG GGCCATACGGCATCTTGATGGCAAAGAGTACAGAGGCAGACCCTTGGTGGTCGAGGAGTCACGTGCACGCCCACCCAACTCCACTAAAGTGTTTGTGGGGAACATCAGTGCAACATGTTCAGCAGATGACTTGCATGGCCTGTTCTCAACCTTTGGAAGAGTTTTAGACTGTGATAAAGTCAAAG CCAGATTATGCTCAAATGTCGGCTATGCATTTGTACATatggagaggaaggaggaggccTTGGTAGCAATTGAGGCGCTTAATGGGACCATGTTCAAGGGACGTCAGTTGGCGGTAGAGCTGTCTAAAGCCCAACCCTTAATCAACCAGCTTGCATCAGCGGGAAATTCCGGTTCCCCTGGAG GTGACAGAGAGGGTCTTCTTCCCCGACCTCCACCATCATTAGAGCATCATCAGAGTCAGGCAGCTGTTTTAGCTGCGGCGGCTGCTGCGGCAGCAGGGCTACCCATACAA GTTCAACAAAGTGTTCATAACTCGTTTTACAACACAACATCCTTCGATCCCACCTATGCCGCTCTCAAAGGCATCACCAGTTCGAAAGGCGCCGATGGGGTCATATATGGTGCTCTTGCCAGCCAAGTGTATGGAGCGGTTGCTGACCAGGTGTACCAAGAGATGGCCAATCACACTTCGAGTGCTTCTGTTGAGGAACCAGAACCACAGACTGCGCCAGATCCAACAACACTTTTTGAGGCAGCAAGAGCCAAGTTCTTTCAGGAAGGACAGAAG GTTCTGGCGGAGCAGCAGGCGGGGAGAAAGGCAGCATCTGCTGAGAACGAGCGAGACCGCAGTCCGATAAGAGGAAATCGAGCCCCTCTCCTCCCCGATCCTGTTCCAGGTTCCTTTGCTCAGATCCGGCCCAAACGTCGCGCCCTCCTGCCGACACCGCCTGGAGGACCCGAAGACGCCACGACTGCCACCACAACTTCTGACGGGTCAGATCCTGTTGCTAG GTCTTACACTGAGTACTACCAACAAATGCATCAGTACCAACAGTATCAGCAGTACCAGCAACAGTACCAGTACCTCCAGTATGCCTACACcaatcctcctcctcccccaccGCCCCCTCCACCAGCCACCACACAGGCACAAGCCTCCACCACAGCCCCTGCACCCCCAGGGACGTACACAGCGCCCCCAGCGTATGCCGCACCAGAAGCCTATGCAGCCCCAGGAACTTATGACACTGCGGGAAGTTATGACCCCACATCAGGAAGCTACGACAATTCGTCTGGGAATTACGATTCCTCTTCGGGAGGCTACGACACCTCGGCAGGCTATGACACATCTGGAGGCTACGGGGCATCAGGAGCATATGATTCATCTGGAGCTTACGCAGCAGCGGGAAACTACTCCACATCCACACC CTAG
- the rbm14a gene encoding RNA-binding protein 14a isoform X2 has protein sequence MSGENVKLFVGNLPIDATQEELNKLFGPYGEINTCSLLRQYAFVTLKGEGAADRAIRHLDGKEYRGRPLVVEESRARPPNSTKVFVGNISATCSADDLHGLFSTFGRVLDCDKVKARLCSNVGYAFVHMERKEEALVAIEALNGTMFKGRQLAVELSKAQPLINQLASAGNSGSPGGDREGLLPRPPPSLEHHQSQAAVLAAAAAAAAGLPIQVQQSVHNSFYNTTSFDPTYAALKGITSSKGADGVIYGALASQVYGAVADQVYQEMANHTSSASVEEPEPQTAPDPTTLFEAARAKFFQEGQKVLAEQQAGRKAASAENERDRSPIRGNRAPLLPDPVPGSFAQIRPKRRALLPTPPGGPEDATTATTTSDGSYTEYYQQMHQYQQYQQYQQQYQYLQYAYTNPPPPPPPPPPATTQAQASTTAPAPPGTYTAPPAYAAPEAYAAPGTYDTAGSYDPTSGSYDNSSGNYDSSSGGYDTSAGYDTSGGYGASGAYDSSGAYAAAGNYSTSTPYEQTPAHGQPTPQRHDYPYHTPEPPYR, from the exons ATGAGCGGTGAGAACGTGAAATTGTTCGTTGGCAACCTTCCTATAGACGCAACTCAGGAAGAACTAAATAAGCTCTTTGGTCCATATGGAGAGATCAACACTTGCTCCTTGCTTAGACAGTATGCCTTCGTAACCCTGAAGGGCGAGGGCGCAGCAGACAG GGCCATACGGCATCTTGATGGCAAAGAGTACAGAGGCAGACCCTTGGTGGTCGAGGAGTCACGTGCACGCCCACCCAACTCCACTAAAGTGTTTGTGGGGAACATCAGTGCAACATGTTCAGCAGATGACTTGCATGGCCTGTTCTCAACCTTTGGAAGAGTTTTAGACTGTGATAAAGTCAAAG CCAGATTATGCTCAAATGTCGGCTATGCATTTGTACATatggagaggaaggaggaggccTTGGTAGCAATTGAGGCGCTTAATGGGACCATGTTCAAGGGACGTCAGTTGGCGGTAGAGCTGTCTAAAGCCCAACCCTTAATCAACCAGCTTGCATCAGCGGGAAATTCCGGTTCCCCTGGAG GTGACAGAGAGGGTCTTCTTCCCCGACCTCCACCATCATTAGAGCATCATCAGAGTCAGGCAGCTGTTTTAGCTGCGGCGGCTGCTGCGGCAGCAGGGCTACCCATACAA GTTCAACAAAGTGTTCATAACTCGTTTTACAACACAACATCCTTCGATCCCACCTATGCCGCTCTCAAAGGCATCACCAGTTCGAAAGGCGCCGATGGGGTCATATATGGTGCTCTTGCCAGCCAAGTGTATGGAGCGGTTGCTGACCAGGTGTACCAAGAGATGGCCAATCACACTTCGAGTGCTTCTGTTGAGGAACCAGAACCACAGACTGCGCCAGATCCAACAACACTTTTTGAGGCAGCAAGAGCCAAGTTCTTTCAGGAAGGACAGAAG GTTCTGGCGGAGCAGCAGGCGGGGAGAAAGGCAGCATCTGCTGAGAACGAGCGAGACCGCAGTCCGATAAGAGGAAATCGAGCCCCTCTCCTCCCCGATCCTGTTCCAGGTTCCTTTGCTCAGATCCGGCCCAAACGTCGCGCCCTCCTGCCGACACCGCCTGGAGGACCCGAAGACGCCACGACTGCCACCACAACTTCTGACGG GTCTTACACTGAGTACTACCAACAAATGCATCAGTACCAACAGTATCAGCAGTACCAGCAACAGTACCAGTACCTCCAGTATGCCTACACcaatcctcctcctcccccaccGCCCCCTCCACCAGCCACCACACAGGCACAAGCCTCCACCACAGCCCCTGCACCCCCAGGGACGTACACAGCGCCCCCAGCGTATGCCGCACCAGAAGCCTATGCAGCCCCAGGAACTTATGACACTGCGGGAAGTTATGACCCCACATCAGGAAGCTACGACAATTCGTCTGGGAATTACGATTCCTCTTCGGGAGGCTACGACACCTCGGCAGGCTATGACACATCTGGAGGCTACGGGGCATCAGGAGCATATGATTCATCTGGAGCTTACGCAGCAGCGGGAAACTACTCCACATCCACACCGTATGAGCAGACACCCGCACACGGGCAACCCACGCCCCAGCGTCATGATTACCCTTACCACACGCCAGAACCCCCTTACCGATAA
- the rbm14a gene encoding RNA-binding protein 14a isoform X1 has translation MSGENVKLFVGNLPIDATQEELNKLFGPYGEINTCSLLRQYAFVTLKGEGAADRAIRHLDGKEYRGRPLVVEESRARPPNSTKVFVGNISATCSADDLHGLFSTFGRVLDCDKVKARLCSNVGYAFVHMERKEEALVAIEALNGTMFKGRQLAVELSKAQPLINQLASAGNSGSPGGDREGLLPRPPPSLEHHQSQAAVLAAAAAAAAGLPIQVQQSVHNSFYNTTSFDPTYAALKGITSSKGADGVIYGALASQVYGAVADQVYQEMANHTSSASVEEPEPQTAPDPTTLFEAARAKFFQEGQKVLAEQQAGRKAASAENERDRSPIRGNRAPLLPDPVPGSFAQIRPKRRALLPTPPGGPEDATTATTTSDGSDPVARSYTEYYQQMHQYQQYQQYQQQYQYLQYAYTNPPPPPPPPPPATTQAQASTTAPAPPGTYTAPPAYAAPEAYAAPGTYDTAGSYDPTSGSYDNSSGNYDSSSGGYDTSAGYDTSGGYGASGAYDSSGAYAAAGNYSTSTPYEQTPAHGQPTPQRHDYPYHTPEPPYR, from the exons ATGAGCGGTGAGAACGTGAAATTGTTCGTTGGCAACCTTCCTATAGACGCAACTCAGGAAGAACTAAATAAGCTCTTTGGTCCATATGGAGAGATCAACACTTGCTCCTTGCTTAGACAGTATGCCTTCGTAACCCTGAAGGGCGAGGGCGCAGCAGACAG GGCCATACGGCATCTTGATGGCAAAGAGTACAGAGGCAGACCCTTGGTGGTCGAGGAGTCACGTGCACGCCCACCCAACTCCACTAAAGTGTTTGTGGGGAACATCAGTGCAACATGTTCAGCAGATGACTTGCATGGCCTGTTCTCAACCTTTGGAAGAGTTTTAGACTGTGATAAAGTCAAAG CCAGATTATGCTCAAATGTCGGCTATGCATTTGTACATatggagaggaaggaggaggccTTGGTAGCAATTGAGGCGCTTAATGGGACCATGTTCAAGGGACGTCAGTTGGCGGTAGAGCTGTCTAAAGCCCAACCCTTAATCAACCAGCTTGCATCAGCGGGAAATTCCGGTTCCCCTGGAG GTGACAGAGAGGGTCTTCTTCCCCGACCTCCACCATCATTAGAGCATCATCAGAGTCAGGCAGCTGTTTTAGCTGCGGCGGCTGCTGCGGCAGCAGGGCTACCCATACAA GTTCAACAAAGTGTTCATAACTCGTTTTACAACACAACATCCTTCGATCCCACCTATGCCGCTCTCAAAGGCATCACCAGTTCGAAAGGCGCCGATGGGGTCATATATGGTGCTCTTGCCAGCCAAGTGTATGGAGCGGTTGCTGACCAGGTGTACCAAGAGATGGCCAATCACACTTCGAGTGCTTCTGTTGAGGAACCAGAACCACAGACTGCGCCAGATCCAACAACACTTTTTGAGGCAGCAAGAGCCAAGTTCTTTCAGGAAGGACAGAAG GTTCTGGCGGAGCAGCAGGCGGGGAGAAAGGCAGCATCTGCTGAGAACGAGCGAGACCGCAGTCCGATAAGAGGAAATCGAGCCCCTCTCCTCCCCGATCCTGTTCCAGGTTCCTTTGCTCAGATCCGGCCCAAACGTCGCGCCCTCCTGCCGACACCGCCTGGAGGACCCGAAGACGCCACGACTGCCACCACAACTTCTGACGGGTCAGATCCTGTTGCTAG GTCTTACACTGAGTACTACCAACAAATGCATCAGTACCAACAGTATCAGCAGTACCAGCAACAGTACCAGTACCTCCAGTATGCCTACACcaatcctcctcctcccccaccGCCCCCTCCACCAGCCACCACACAGGCACAAGCCTCCACCACAGCCCCTGCACCCCCAGGGACGTACACAGCGCCCCCAGCGTATGCCGCACCAGAAGCCTATGCAGCCCCAGGAACTTATGACACTGCGGGAAGTTATGACCCCACATCAGGAAGCTACGACAATTCGTCTGGGAATTACGATTCCTCTTCGGGAGGCTACGACACCTCGGCAGGCTATGACACATCTGGAGGCTACGGGGCATCAGGAGCATATGATTCATCTGGAGCTTACGCAGCAGCGGGAAACTACTCCACATCCACACCGTATGAGCAGACACCCGCACACGGGCAACCCACGCCCCAGCGTCATGATTACCCTTACCACACGCCAGAACCCCCTTACCGATAA
- the LOC142401852 gene encoding uncharacterized protein LOC142401852, with protein sequence MAQQEDPLYDFPEPTQSSGRKLQGHQRGQGSLRSVSVLDRLLLTVPVWLQLSINPATALHILQREPPGTFLVRKSRTSQRDVLCVRLADRSVPSFVQQFGIREEQSTLSLETSAISFPDLPRLISFYCVSRDVLPFPLELPEAIARATSHKELESISHMGVEFWSSHLNVRGPREAPKPKKDEEKKPDDVTSASPAAPQTSSATQPVSIPHPNSENLLDASPKSNTTSKQLDANPTLFHEFCPITTRSPRELDCGSGLGALCFINPLFLQSQNALSRRRMFKRSLKIRVSTETSTLLSPPLAPPPPPPLMPKTKGGCKAQKGRHGTGQTADKQPVTKTQDTPSERQEQPPPGAPHFQPENLQHAEIETGQSKAGARADEAAAQLPEVMEHLLSDYMKPSTLINLPNTPSLSPYQSPSISPMAPPLFPKMYPSLSPRDSPAASPSLSPYQSPSLSPRVPFSLSPQDSPNISPSPSPESYFSLSPLSFPSVEQASGAHAAPSGPDQQRSERGGEEQGASMDDTSSGDEETEDLQQKREESCGSVRNLEEAAETSPDLPHKQANKSVEKNIQDCK encoded by the exons atgGCACAGCAGGAGGACCCTCTGTATGACTTTCCAGAGCCCACCCAGTCATCAGGGCGCAAGTTGCAGGGGCATCAGAGGGGGCAGGGCTCCCTGAGAAGCGTCAGTGTGCTGGACCGTCTCCTGCTTACGGTTCCTGTCTGGCTTCAGCTGTCAATCAACCCTGCCACCGCTCTGCACATACTGCAGAGGGAGCCTCCTGGG ACATTCCTCGTGAGAAAGTCTCGCACATCCCAACGAGATGTGCTCTGTGTTCGTCTGGCGGACCGCAGCGTGCCCTCCTTCGTTCAGCAGTTTGGCATTAGGGAGGAGCAGTCCA CTCTGTCCCTGGAGACTTCAGCCATCAGCTTTCCGGATCTCCCAAGATTAATTTCCTTTTACTGTGTCAGCAG agatGTGTTGCCTTTCCCCCTGGAACTTCCTGAAGCCATTGCAAGGGCAACGTCGCACAAAGAACTCGAGTCCATCTCACATATGGGAGTAG AATTCTGGAGTTCCCACTTAAATGTCCGGGGGCCACGGGAGGCACCTAAGCCAAAGAAAGATGAGGAAAAGAAGCCAGATGATGTCACATCTGCCTCGCCTGCTGCTCCACAGACGAGCTCTGCCACCCAGCCCGTCTCAATTCCACATCCCAACTCCGAGAACCTGCTCGATGCCTCCCCTAAATCAAACACTACCAGCAAACAGTTGGATGCAAATCCCACTCTGTTCCATGAGTTCTGCCCGATCACGACGCGCAGCCCCAGAGAGCTGGACTGTGGCTCCGGCCTCGGCGCTCTCTGTTTCATCAACCCTCTCTTCTTGCAGTCCCAGAACGCTTTGTCCAGAAGGCGCATGTTCAAACGCAGCCTCAAGATTCGGGTTTCCACAGAGACGTCAACCCTGCTGTCACCTCCGCTTGCTCCACCGCCTCCTCCACCTCTTATGCCAAAAACCAAAGGGGGATGTAAAGCCCAGAAAGGGAGACATGGAACTGGTCAAACGGCTGACAAACAGCCTGTGACAAAGACGCAGGACACTCCCAGTGAGAGACAAGAGCAGCCTCCACCAGGAGCTCCTCACTTCCAGCCAGAGAATCTTCAGCACGCAGAGATTGAAACGGGCCAAAGCAAAGCCGGAGCGAGAGCAGACGAGGCCGCAGCTCAGCTACCTGAAGTAATGGAGCATCTCCTAAGTGACTACATGAAGCCCTCAACACTGATCAATCTCCCCAACACTCCCTCACTCTCACCTTACCAATCACCGTCTATTTCTCCCATGGCACCCCCCCTTTTCCCCAAAATGTATCCATCCCTTTCTCCTCGCGACTCTCCCGCTGCTTCTCCCTCCCTCTCGCCTTACCAGTCTCCATCTTTATCTCCCAGGGTTCCTTTTTCCCTCTCGCCGCAGGATTCACCCAACATTTCGCCGTCTCCTTCCCCCGAGAGCTACTTCTCTCTCTCCCCTTTATCTTTTCCATCGGTAGAACAGGCCAGCGGTGCACATGCTGCTCCTTCAGGACCAGACCAGCAGAGGTCAGAGAGGGGGGGTGAGGAGCAGGGAGCCAGCATGGACGACACTAGCAGTGGGGATGAAGAGACAGAAGATTTGCAACAAAAGAGGGAAGAGAGCTGCGGCTCTGTCCGTAATCTtgaggaagcagcagagactTCACCCGATTTACCGCATAAACAGGCCAACAAGTCTGTAGAAAAAAACATCCAAGACTGCAAATAA